The bacterium nucleotide sequence CGTGTTGAACGGTTTGGCGGTCAAGTACGAGACCGAACAACGCGTGAAGGACATTATGCTGCAGATGCAGTACCGACCCCACCGCTTCGCGCGGGGCTTGGCGGCCCAGCAGACCGGGTTCCTGGGCGTGGTGACGCCTTCCATGGACCCCTTCATCGCCTCCGTCATCATGGGGATGGAACAGGAGGCCCGCCGCTACGGGAAGCTCCTGACCCTGGGCGTGGTCCAGGAGAACGGGGAACCGGAGGCGGAGCGGGAAGTGATCCGCACCATGACCGAACCCCCGGTGGTGGACGGCCTGCTTTTCTTCCTGCCCACGACCGCCACCGAGAACCTCCTGAAGAACCTCATCCGCAAGGGATTCCCCCTGGTGGTCCTCTGCGAGAGGCGTTTCGAGAGCCTGGCTTCCTCGGTGGTCATCGACAACTTCGACGGGGCCCAACAGGCCGTCAAACACCTGATCTCCAAGGGCCATAAGCGCATCGGGTTCGTCGGAGGTCGCCCCGAACTGAGCGATTCCACCGAGCGGTTGGAAGGCTATAAGGCCGCCTTGGGCGAGGCGGGGATCCCGATCGATAACTCCCTCATCCTGCCCGGGCAATATATGGTGAAGTCGGGCCTGGAGGCGGGGGAGAAGTTCCTGGCCATGGCCAATCCGCCGACCGCGGTCTTCGCCGCCAACGACGCCACCGCCATCGGGGTGCTGAAGGCCCTGCGGGAGCGCAAGAAGGAAGGGACCATGGCGGTCGTCGGGTTCGATGACATCGAGATGGCCTCCCTGGTGAGCCCGACCCTGACCACCGTGAGCTACGACCTCCATGAACTGGGCCGGAACGCCGTTCACAAGCTCATGCGGCTCGTGACGGGCGAGGAGAAGAACCGTTCGGTGCTGCAACTGAAGCCGAATCTAGTGGTCAGGGAATCGGCGTAAACCAAACCTATTCGCCACCGATGAAGGGGATGAACGCCGATACGACAAAAGCCTTTTGATCTTCGCCATTCCATTCATCTCGTTCATCGGTGGCTGACCAGCCTTTGACGTTCATCCCGGAGGGGTTATGAAAAAAACAACCGTGGTTCTTTGGGCGGTCCTTTCAGCGGTCCTGTTGGCGGGTTGTTCCAAGAACAACGGCCAAACGGTCCGGCTCGCCCAGTTCCTCACCGATCCGGTGCTCATCGAAAAAATGACCCGGGTCGTTCACGATATCGAGGCGCGGCATCCGGGCCTGCATATCCAGGTCGATAACATCCCCTACAACGAATACCAGCAGAAGATCACCACCCAACTGGCGGCCGGCAACGCCCCCGACGTCATCTTCGTGGAGGTGAACAACTTCGTGGACCTCTATCTGCGCGGGGTCTTCGAGGACCTGACGCCCTATTGCCAGAAGGACGGGGTGGACCTGAAGGGCTATTACGAAGGGCTCGTCCGCCGCTTCAGCCCCGACGGTAAGACCTACGTCCTGCCCCAGGACACGGCCCCTTCGGGGCTCGTTTTCTACAACAAGAAGCTCTTCCGCGAGGCAGGGCTGGACTATCCGACCGCCAAGTGGTCCTGGCCCGAACCCTTCCTCACGATCTGCAAGAAACTCACCAAGACCGACGCCGCCGGGAACGTGACCCGCTGGGCCTTCACCGACGCCTATTCGACCCAATACGATAATTTTCTCTACAGCAACGGGTCGAACTATGTGGACGACGAGGCCCATCCGACCCGCTTGATCCTGGACGATCCGAAGGCCATCGAGGCCATCACCTTTCGTTGGGCCCTGATTCAGAAACACCACGTGTCGCCCGACCCGTCCCAGATCCAGACCATCAGCCCTGCGGCGGGGCAGATGGACATGTTCCTCAACGGGCGGGTCGCCATGCTTTGCTCGGGGATCTGGCAGACCCCCCGGTTCCTGGAGAAGAAGGACCTGGACTTCGACGTCGTCGAGTTCCCCCGCGGCCCCCAGGGGATCCAGGGTTGGGGCACGGGCGGGTCGGGCTACGCGGTCTCCAAGAGCTCCAAGAACAAGGACCTGGCCTGGCTGGTGGCCAAGGAGATGACCACGGCCGCCTCGCTCACCCAGATGACCCAGACGGGCATGATGCAGCCGGCCCTGAAGAGCCTGGCCGAGTCGGACATCTTCTTGAAGGCGCCGGGAGCGGAGCACAAGGCCATCCTCCTCAAGATGCCGGCACACGCCCATTACCAGCCTTTCCTGGCCAGTTGGCCTGAGATCTTCTACGGGACCCTCACCCCGGCCTTGGATTCGGTCTGGATGAGCCAGACGGGTCCGGCCGATGTGCTGCCGGGGCTGACCAAGAAGATCAACGAGAAGTATTTCAAAAAATAAATAGCTATTCACCACAGAGGGCACAGAGAACACAGAGAGAAGCTATTGGGTTTGAAGCCGTAACACCATCCGTGTTTTCTCTGCGACCTCTGTGTTCTCTGTGGTTCAAGAGGGGTTGCCTTGGAATTAAAGATAAAACTCCAACGCCTTCGTGGTTTGATCCGGGAACATCGGTTGCAGGGGATCCTCCTTTCCAATCGGGCCAATTTCTCCTGGCTCACGGGCGGGCATACCAGCCATATCAGGTCCGACGTGGAGAAGGGGGTGGCCGCCCTCTGGGTGACCCCCGCGAACGTGGAACTTTGGTGCAACTCCATCGAGGAGAAGCGGTTCCGGGAGGAAGAGGCAAAGGGGCTTCCTTTCGCCTACCGGACCCATCCTTGGTACGAGCCCGCAAAGCCCAGGCGCAAGAAAGCCGCTTCCGATGACGGGGCCTATGGGCTTCCGTCCTTGAAGGATGAGATCGCCCGTTTGCGGTGGTCCCTTTTACCGGAGGAAATGACCCGCTACCGCCGGGTGGGAAAGCTTTCCGGCGAGGCCATGGAGATCGTAGGCAAGAAGGTCCGTCAAGGCTGGCGCGAGAACCAGGTGGCCGCCGAGCTCTCCAAAGAGCTGGTGGACCGGGGCCTGGAAGCGACCGTCATCCTGGTCGGTTCTGATGAGCGCCTGAAACGTTATCGTCACCCACTGCCCACCACTAAGAAGATCCAGAACAGGGTCATGATGGTCATCTGCGCCAAGGGTCATGGGCTCATCGCCAATCTTACCCGTATCGTCCATTTCGGGCCGATGCCTATGGACCTCCGGCTTCGCCACCGGGCTTGCCTGCAGGTGGAATGCGCCATGTGGGACAAGACGGCCATTGGGATAGAGGCCCGAGAAGTTTTCCAAGCTGGCGTTTCGGAGTATGCCGCCCAAGGTTTCGACGGCGAGTGGAAGAAGCACCACCAAGGCGGTCCCACGGGTTATGAAACCCGGGACTATTTGGCTACCCCTAGTTGTAAAGAAAAGCTGGTGGCGAACCAGGCCCTTGCCTGGAACCCTTCCATTACGGGAACCAAAAGCGAGGACACGGTCCTTTTAACGAAGAAGGGGTTGGAAGTCCTGACCTCGACCCCGAATTGGCCGATGGTGGAAGTGAAGTGTAGCGGGAAGACCTTTGAACGGCCCGATATTCTTGAAGCGAAATAAAAGACGGAGGATCCTATGTCTTTCGTGATCGGTTGTGATGTCGGCACTTCGGGGACCAAGGCCATCGTGGTCTCGGAGTCGGGCAAGATCCTTTCCAAGGTGACCGTCGAATATCCCCTCTCCACGCCGCATCCAGGTTGGGCCGAGCAAGACCCGGACATATGGGTCAGAGCCTCTTTTCAAGCCATTGCCGGGGCGGTGAAAAAGGCCCGCGTAAAGCCTTCGGACGTGAAGGCCCTCGGTTTTTCGGGCCAGATGCACTCCTCGGTCTTTCTCGATAAGCAGGGCAAGGTCCTGCGCCCGGCGCTCCTTTGGTGCGATACCCGCACCCATGAGGAATGCCTGGAGATCACCCGAAAGGTTGGGGAGAGCCACCTACGCCAATGGGTCTCCAATCCCGCTCTCGAAGGTTTTACCCTTCCTAAGATCCTTTGGGTCAAGAAGCACGAACCCAAGACCTACGCCAAGATCGCCCAGGTCCTCATGCCCAAGGATTACGTGCGCTACAAGCTGACCGGGGCCTTGGCCACCGAAGTTTCCGACGCCGCCGGGACCCTTTATTTCGATGTGAAGAACCGGCGTTGGTCCAAGGAACTCCTGGGCAAGTTGGGGATCCCCTTGGCTTGGTTCCCGCAAGTCGTGGAGTCCCAGCAGATCTGCGGGCGCCTGACGGCCCAAGTCGCCAAGCAGCTGGGCCTTCGGGAAGGTTGCCCTGTGGTCGGAGGCGGCGCGGACAACACATGCGGAGCGGTGGGGAACGGGATCATCAAATCCGGGGACGTCATGGCGAGCTTGGGCACTTCCGGGGTCTTCTTTGCCCACTCGGACAAGGTCAAGGTCGATCCGGGCCTGCGGGTCCACAGCTTTTGCCACAGCGTGCCGGACAAGTGGTATTTGATGGGTGTCATCCTCTCGGCGGGCTTCTCCTTGCAATGGTATCGGGACACCTTGGGCTTGAGCGAAAAGGACCTTGGGAAAAGGACCGGGACCAGCGCCTATAAGATCCTGAGCCAGATGGCCGGAAGGGTCGCTCCGGGAAGCGAAGGACTCCTGTTCCTACCCTATCTCATGGGCGAAAGGACGCCCCATAAGGATGCTTACGCCCGGGGGGCTTTCGTGGGGATGAGCGCCCGGCACGGGAGGGCCCATTTCGCCAGGGCCGTCTTCGAGGGCATCACCTTTGCCATGCGGGATTCGCTCGAGATCTTCCGGGAATTGAAGGTGCCGATCCGCCGGGTGGTGGCGACGGGTGGCGGGGCCGCCAATCCCTTCCAGCGCCAGATGCAGGCGGACATCTATGGGGAAGAAGTGGTCACGGTGAACAGTGAGGAAGGGCCGGCCTATGGGGCGGCCATCCTGGCCATGGTGGGGGCTAAACTATATCCTTCGGTCCCCGCGGCCTGCTCCAAGCTCATCCGGGTGGTCACCCGGACCCAACCCAACACGAAGAGGGTCAAGGAATACGACGTTTGGTATGGGGAATACCGGGAACTTTATCCGGCCTTGAAAGGTTCCTTCCGGTCCATCGGGGAAAGGCTGAAAACCTGATATCGGACCACGAAGGGCACGAAGAACGGCCAATGATCCGGTAAAAGTCCCGGAAATAAAAAAGCCCCTGAAGCTTTCGCTCCAGGGGCTTTTGATTATCGAAAGACCTTGTTAGATCTTAACGACGTTCTCGGCCTTGAGGCCCTTGTCGCCGCGAGTGACGTTGAATTCAACACGGTCACCCTCGTTCAACGTTTTGTAGCCGTCCATCTGAATAGACGAGTGGTGCACGAAAACATCCTCGCCACCGTCTTGGGAGATGAAACCAAAACCCTTCTCGTTCTTGAACCACTTCACTGTACCTTGAGCCATTTGCTTGAAACCTCTGCTTCTTAAAAATTTAACTGCACCATCACGGTCCTTGGTGGCCCCGTTCAGGAGTGGTTAATCTACAAACAAAGACGGCAAAAAAGAAGGGATAAGTTCAAAAATGAGGCCAGGGACCCTAAAAAGCCTTGGTTTAGGGCTTTACTTTGAGCAAAGGCGTCGAGCCGAGACCCCGCCATTGGGCCTTGGCGAAGCCCTCGAAGGCGGGCCGGTCCAGGAAGAGGCCGTAGGCGTTCTTGCCCGACTTTTGGGCCGCGAGCCTGACCAGTTCCTGGTGGGTGGCGGGCATGGAGGCATTGGCCAACTTCCCGGGGGGGAAGGGCTCGAAGGTCGAGAGGCGCACGATGCTTCCATGGGCGAGATCGGCGTAAAGGGAGGTCCACCAGTCCTTCCCTTCGTGGACGCCGACCAGGAAAGAACAGTCGGGTTCCAGTTTTTCCTTCACGAAGCGGCGACTGCGCTCGAAATAGTGGTAGTAATCGTAGGCTTCCCGCGGCGGGTGGATCAGGAATCCGTTGCCCTGGGTATCCTTCAGGGCCTGGGCCCTTTCCTTGAACTCGTAACCCGTCAATTCCTCGGCCTTTTTCAGGTCTAAGGCTTCCCGGTAATAACCCATCAGGCCTTCCCGGTCGATCAGTTGGACCTCGTCCACCCCATGGGCCTTTCGGAGGGTTTCGGCCAGTTCCCGGGAAGGTTCTAGGATTTCCTTCAGGAGGACCCTCCCTTTCCGGCTGTCCCAAGCCTTCACGACCCTGCCTTTTTCATGGAGCACATAGAGCGTCCGGGGGTTGGGTTGGGCGATCTTGGAGATGTCCACGAAGCGGCGGGCTTGTTCGATATCGATGTGCTCGAACTTGACGTCCGGATGGATCATGGGCGCAGCTCCCAAACGGTGACCGACCAGGGTTCCAGGACTAGGTGGCCTTGCTTGAGGGGTTTATCCTCGGGGATCCCGTAAAGTGGGGCGAGCTTCTGGGAGACCTCGAAACCGGCCGGGGCATCCTGGGCGTTGGCCAGGAACACCATGGTCTTGCCATCCTTATGGAACCGGGTGGCCAGGACCTGGTTCGGCAGGCCTTCCAGGACGGGGTTCACCCCGGCTGAGGCCAGGGTTCGGAGCAGTTTTCCCTCATCGAACTCCCTTATCAGGACCACCCTGCCTTTTCCGACCTTGGCTTCGGGCGCCGAGTGGAGTTCCGGAAAGGCGCAGTAGGGTTTGTAGTCGGCGTCCAAGGAAGGGACCAGGGGTCCCATCAGGACCGTGCCTCCTTCCTCGGCGTAGCGGCGCAGGTTGTCCTGGGCCTCCTTATCCAAGGCCTCGAAGGTCGGGACCCAGACCACCTTGTGGCCGCGCAAGCGTTCCAGGGGGGCCACTGTATCCGAACAGCGCAAGGGCAGATGGTTCCGAAGGGCGAACGACCATGACCCGTCGGACCAACGGGGGACCTCCTCCTCGACGCGGTAGGGAAAAAGCCCCTGCTCCTCTTCGTAACCGATCTCTTCGGGCAGGAAGTGGACGAAATGGTTCTCCACCTTCTTGAGGGCCTTCAGGAGGCGGTCCTGGTCGTAGTTGGCCAGGAGCAGGAGGTCCGCCTGCAGGTCCCATTCGTGGAAATGATGGCGTTTCAGGAAGGCGTTCCAGTGACGGTACATTTCGAAATAGGGGGTACGGATCTTGTTGTCCTGGGTGATGGGGCTTCCCATCCAGCGGTCCCGCTCCACCAGCATGTAGTAGTTGACGGCCTTGAGGCCGAACATGAAAAGAAGGGGGGTCGTGAACCGCTCGTCCGTGACCGTGAAGGTGTTCTCCCAAAGGGGCAGGGACCAGCAACCGGACCCGAACTCGGGGATGAAGGGGAGTTTGGAGGTGCCCGCCAAGTAGCTGGCGATGCGGGAGGTGGCCAGGAACTGCTCTTTGCGGGGGTAATTGTCGATGCCCACCACGTCGAGGCCGAATCCCCCCCATTCCGCTTGGTTGGTGTTGTAGGGGCTGGTCAAAGGCCCGAAGAAGTTGTGGAAGAAGGGGATCCCGTCCACACCCCTTTCCTTCCACATTTCCCCCACCTGCTTGAGGCATTGGTTGATCTGCCATTCCTTGTAGCGGCTCCAGTCCAGGTAATAGGGAAGGTCCTTCCGTTCCTTTCCGTCGAAGGAACGGGGCGGTTCGATCTCCTGGAAGGACCGGTAGGTGGTGCCGTAGGTCCGGTTCAGGGCCTCCAGGGAACCGTGGCGCATTTCCAGGAAGGTCCGGTACCAGAGGAGGGAATCGTTGCCGTAGTCCAAGAGATAGGCGCCGGTGCGGAAGAAATAACCGGTCTCATTGTCCACCTGCAGGGCCACGATGGGGCCTTCCGGATGGAGGTTGCGCTTGAGGATGGGGGCCAGGGCGTCAAACCAAAGGGCGGTCTCGGCGTAGAGCTTGCCCGAGGCGTAGCTGGGATTCGGGAAGGCCTTGGGATAGGCGTCATGGATGGAAAAGGCTCCGGAGGCTTCCTGGGCGGCGACCTCGGGGTCGTAAAGGACGCGGGCGGGGTAGCCGAAAAAGGTCAGCTCGGCGTTGATGTGGGGCCCGGGCCGAACGATGAGCTTCAGGTCGGCCTGGTGGACCTTCTGGATGAAGCCTTCCAGGTTCTTGTTGGGGTCGGTCCCGCCGAAATCGAAGCGTCCCCGCTCGACCTCGTGGACGGCCCAGGGGATGTAGGTCTCCACCATGGAAAAGCCCATGGCCTTGATGTTGGCCAGTACATCGGCCCAAAGCTCATGTTGGACGCGCCAATAGTGGAAGGTGCCGCTGATCCAGGGTTCGGGGCCTTGCCCCGAATAGACGAGACCCCGTTGCTCTTGGACGGTCACCCTGGACATGGATTCCTTTCCCCGCTCGATTCATGGAAAGCGACCCCAGCATAACTTTTATGTTTCCGATTCAAAAATGGTTTTACGGCTTTTGTTATGATGGGACATCTTTTGTGAAACCCCGTTAAACTTTGCAACTCGAGTTTCGCGCGCGAGGTTCCTTTGACCACCGACCGGCTGAACTATCTCAATATCCTTTTGATGGTCTTGTCGGCCGGTTTGGCCTTGATGTTCCCTTTCGAGCTTTTTCTATTTTCATATGGCGTATTGGGACCGTTGCACTACCTCACGGAGATCTCCTGGCTCCACGACCGGGATTTTTATGTGAAGGGCAGGTCCGACCCATGGGTCCTGCTGGCCATCGCGGCGTTG carries:
- a CDS encoding M24 family metallopeptidase, translating into MELKIKLQRLRGLIREHRLQGILLSNRANFSWLTGGHTSHIRSDVEKGVAALWVTPANVELWCNSIEEKRFREEEAKGLPFAYRTHPWYEPAKPRRKKAASDDGAYGLPSLKDEIARLRWSLLPEEMTRYRRVGKLSGEAMEIVGKKVRQGWRENQVAAELSKELVDRGLEATVILVGSDERLKRYRHPLPTTKKIQNRVMMVICAKGHGLIANLTRIVHFGPMPMDLRLRHRACLQVECAMWDKTAIGIEAREVFQAGVSEYAAQGFDGEWKKHHQGGPTGYETRDYLATPSCKEKLVANQALAWNPSITGTKSEDTVLLTKKGLEVLTSTPNWPMVEVKCSGKTFERPDILEAK
- a CDS encoding beta-galactosidase, coding for MSRVTVQEQRGLVYSGQGPEPWISGTFHYWRVQHELWADVLANIKAMGFSMVETYIPWAVHEVERGRFDFGGTDPNKNLEGFIQKVHQADLKLIVRPGPHINAELTFFGYPARVLYDPEVAAQEASGAFSIHDAYPKAFPNPSYASGKLYAETALWFDALAPILKRNLHPEGPIVALQVDNETGYFFRTGAYLLDYGNDSLLWYRTFLEMRHGSLEALNRTYGTTYRSFQEIEPPRSFDGKERKDLPYYLDWSRYKEWQINQCLKQVGEMWKERGVDGIPFFHNFFGPLTSPYNTNQAEWGGFGLDVVGIDNYPRKEQFLATSRIASYLAGTSKLPFIPEFGSGCWSLPLWENTFTVTDERFTTPLLFMFGLKAVNYYMLVERDRWMGSPITQDNKIRTPYFEMYRHWNAFLKRHHFHEWDLQADLLLLANYDQDRLLKALKKVENHFVHFLPEEIGYEEEQGLFPYRVEEEVPRWSDGSWSFALRNHLPLRCSDTVAPLERLRGHKVVWVPTFEALDKEAQDNLRRYAEEGGTVLMGPLVPSLDADYKPYCAFPELHSAPEAKVGKGRVVLIREFDEGKLLRTLASAGVNPVLEGLPNQVLATRFHKDGKTMVFLANAQDAPAGFEVSQKLAPLYGIPEDKPLKQGHLVLEPWSVTVWELRP
- a CDS encoding LacI family DNA-binding transcriptional regulator — translated: MGVTIQQIAAKAGVSKATVSRVLNGLAVKYETEQRVKDIMLQMQYRPHRFARGLAAQQTGFLGVVTPSMDPFIASVIMGMEQEARRYGKLLTLGVVQENGEPEAEREVIRTMTEPPVVDGLLFFLPTTATENLLKNLIRKGFPLVVLCERRFESLASSVVIDNFDGAQQAVKHLISKGHKRIGFVGGRPELSDSTERLEGYKAALGEAGIPIDNSLILPGQYMVKSGLEAGEKFLAMANPPTAVFAANDATAIGVLKALRERKKEGTMAVVGFDDIEMASLVSPTLTTVSYDLHELGRNAVHKLMRLVTGEEKNRSVLQLKPNLVVRESA
- a CDS encoding cold-shock protein, with the protein product MAQGTVKWFKNEKGFGFISQDGGEDVFVHHSSIQMDGYKTLNEGDRVEFNVTRGDKGLKAENVVKI
- a CDS encoding sugar ABC transporter substrate-binding protein, which translates into the protein MKKTTVVLWAVLSAVLLAGCSKNNGQTVRLAQFLTDPVLIEKMTRVVHDIEARHPGLHIQVDNIPYNEYQQKITTQLAAGNAPDVIFVEVNNFVDLYLRGVFEDLTPYCQKDGVDLKGYYEGLVRRFSPDGKTYVLPQDTAPSGLVFYNKKLFREAGLDYPTAKWSWPEPFLTICKKLTKTDAAGNVTRWAFTDAYSTQYDNFLYSNGSNYVDDEAHPTRLILDDPKAIEAITFRWALIQKHHVSPDPSQIQTISPAAGQMDMFLNGRVAMLCSGIWQTPRFLEKKDLDFDVVEFPRGPQGIQGWGTGGSGYAVSKSSKNKDLAWLVAKEMTTAASLTQMTQTGMMQPALKSLAESDIFLKAPGAEHKAILLKMPAHAHYQPFLASWPEIFYGTLTPALDSVWMSQTGPADVLPGLTKKINEKYFKK
- the xylB gene encoding xylulokinase; the encoded protein is MSFVIGCDVGTSGTKAIVVSESGKILSKVTVEYPLSTPHPGWAEQDPDIWVRASFQAIAGAVKKARVKPSDVKALGFSGQMHSSVFLDKQGKVLRPALLWCDTRTHEECLEITRKVGESHLRQWVSNPALEGFTLPKILWVKKHEPKTYAKIAQVLMPKDYVRYKLTGALATEVSDAAGTLYFDVKNRRWSKELLGKLGIPLAWFPQVVESQQICGRLTAQVAKQLGLREGCPVVGGGADNTCGAVGNGIIKSGDVMASLGTSGVFFAHSDKVKVDPGLRVHSFCHSVPDKWYLMGVILSAGFSLQWYRDTLGLSEKDLGKRTGTSAYKILSQMAGRVAPGSEGLLFLPYLMGERTPHKDAYARGAFVGMSARHGRAHFARAVFEGITFAMRDSLEIFRELKVPIRRVVATGGGAANPFQRQMQADIYGEEVVTVNSEEGPAYGAAILAMVGAKLYPSVPAACSKLIRVVTRTQPNTKRVKEYDVWYGEYRELYPALKGSFRSIGERLKT